The Nicotiana tabacum cultivar K326 chromosome 1, ASM71507v2, whole genome shotgun sequence genome segment atttttcatctattttctggttcttATAATTCTGTTATTTTTTCTATGGGTTaatgatggtactgatatattacCTATTTCCgttttcttgagccgatggtctatcagaaataacctctctatcccTCGGGATAGGGGTAAGATATGCGTAtgtactaccctccccagaccctactagtgagattttactgggttgaattaaaaaatagccagatttacaagtggttattcaaaaatagccacagtttcaaaagtaatcgaaatttacccactttttatgtaaagataaatctgaacgaaaatattgttcaaaatccggaaaaatacttcagcataatatactagtcCAGCATAACATACTGAAGTttggagcaccgatgctccaatctccagtatattatactggagccagcaaagtataccggtccagcataatatgctggaagttcatacacaggtgcaccgaactccagtatattatactggaccggtctctgttgcagcaaaatagtggttattttttaatgacttgacaacgctgactatttttgaatgacaagtccgaaaactggctagaccgtgctatttaAACTTGTTGGAGTGCAAGAGTATGTTGGGCCCTTGGACTCTAAACAAGACCCAGCCCAACTGTAGGATGTTAGCAGAGAGGCCCAAATAGGAATCTGGCTACAGATAGGAGAAGGTACCACTACCAAGCAGTGTTATCCACTTCTCTCTCTCGttctcatttcttcttcttcttctgttacAAATTCTTGGTTAGAAATGGCGTCTTTATCAACTTGTAATCATTCAGGGAAACTCTCTTCCTCGTTTTCACCTTCATCCCTCAATTTATCTTCATTCCAACGCGTCTCCGTTCAGTTCCTTCAAACCCACAACAAAAACACTTGTTCCCTTCCTTCCACTCCAAGGCCCCTCACTGTCATTTCCATGGCTCCCCCTAAGCCTGGTGGTGGTAAAGCCAAGAAAGGTACTCCACTATTTACTTTCCTACTgccactctttttttttttttttcatttgggTCTTGCCAAATTGTTGCTACTTatcataaggaaaaagaaaaattcaatcTTTACTGAACTTTATTGAATATTTTGACAGTGACTGGTATTATAAAGCTGGCTCTGGAGGCAGGGAAGGCAACACCGGCTCCACCTGTGGGGCCGGCCTTGGGTTCCAAGGGTGTTAACATTATGGCCTTCTGTAAGGATTACAATGCCAGAACTGCTGATAAAGCTGGTTATGTCATTCCCGTCGAAATCACCG includes the following:
- the LOC107815549 gene encoding large ribosomal subunit protein uL11c, with protein sequence MASLSTCNHSGKLSSSFSPSSLNLSSFQRVSVQFLQTHNKNTCSLPSTPRPLTVISMAPPKPGGGKAKKVTGIIKLALEAGKATPAPPVGPALGSKGVNIMAFCKDYNARTADKAGYVIPVEITVYDDRSFTFVLKTPPASVLLLKAAGVEKGSKDPQREKVGKITIDQLKTIAQEKLPDLNCTTIESAMRIIAGTAANMGIDIDPPVLQPKKKELIY